GTCTGATTTGGGCCAAGATATTTCTTACTGCAATAAAACCCTGCAGTGTAATTTCAGCCAAGATATTTCTTACTGCAATAAAACCCTGCAGTGTAATTTCAGCCAAGATATTTCTTACTGCAATAAAACCCTGCAGTGTAATTTCAGCCAAGATATTTCTTACTGCAATAAAACCCTGCAGTGTAATTTCAGCCATGATACATCAGGGCGTAGAAGCACCaacatacttaagtcaatattctGACTCAACTTTTTTGTAGACTTTTTTCAACTGTTTAGAGTACTTTGATAATCAGATGTTCACAGAAGTTTCTATTAGTTTTGAGTCCAACTCAACCCAGAATTTAAGGAGGAATATATGCATAATCTTATAGCTCAGCTTTGAGATTGTTCATGAGCTGACAGATATTCTTAATACTCAGCTGAGTGAAAACTCAAATCATATCTTCTGAGTTGAGCAAAGCAATTGAGAATTTGTATGATACTGAGCCATGACTGCACCAGAACCCTGTCGTCTCATTTCAGCCATGATACATCTTATTGCAATAAAACCCagaattcttaaaaatttcagcCATGATAGATCTCCAGGAATTTAGCTAATGCAGAAAAGCAGGGGCCTCCCTCCATTTTTATGCCCAACCCTGTTAATATTTGTGTCCCCTTCCCGTTTTTATGCCATacccttttttattttgtgtaatttttttatatatttttttcttaaaatatacaGAAATAACTCATCTCTTTGTATTGGCTATtgaatattttaagaaaaaaatatatgaaaaacataGGCAATAAAACCCTGCTGCGTCTCATTTCAGCCATGATGGATGCCCAGAGCGAGTGTGAGGTGATCCCGCGTGATTTCCTCTGCTGCAAACTCTGTGAGGAGGAGTATAAGACTCCCAAGTATCTCGTCTGCTTCCACTCCTTCTGTCAGACGTGTCTCCAAggtggattttttattttttgaacacattttatttcaagattgcaaacaaatacatatacactGCTAAAAATTACACAATAATGTAATGCAATCAGAGATTGAAAAATACCAATATGCAAAACATTTTAAGTTATCTATAAGTCAATGACATACACAGCTTTTAGGTCAGAAAGAGTCTCTATCTTTACTATACATATGTACACAGGCTTTAACATTATACACAAACTTTGAAGCTAAATCTCCTTTATCTCAAAGGTTACCTCAACGAGCATGGCAATGGGGATTCCTTCTGGTGTCCGATATGCGGAACAGAGACGAACATCGAGGAGCTACGTGTGAAAAATCTTCCAGACAATATTCTCGCTCAGCGACTTGGCAGTCCCAGCATGAACTCTCAAGAAAAAGACAAGATCTGCACCTTTTGCAAAAATGGCGGGAATTTCCTCGACGCAAAGAGTCACTGCATTAACTGCGAGGATTTTCTGTGCAGGGAGTGTACGGATATACACATGACGCAGGCCGACACCACAGAACATCATCTTGAAACTATGGAGGAATACTCCATGAGACTGGAATACGAAGAGTCGGCTAAATCAGGCCATGTCGTGCCCCGTTGTTGCTCGAATTACGATCCCCTCGACATAAGTGCTCTCTTTTGTGTGGACTGTGATATTGCCGTCTGCGGCGATTGCCATCTGGGTTACCACGAGGATCATCGCTGTGCAGAAATGGTCGCTGTGGCAGCAAACTTTCAGACCAAAATTAAACAACCGCTTGACGAATTACAAAACGACGCAACACAACTTCAAGAGGCCATGATAGAGCTACAAAAGGCCGAAATGAAAACTGTGGAACAGCAGAAAGACTTGCATAAGAAAGTCAAGACTCGATCCAAATACCTGTATGATTTTATCAGCCAGTATGAAAGTGTTTTGCTGGAAGAGATAGATCGCAGACATACCCAGAACCTGGATGACATTCACGAACGACGCAAGGAGCTTCAAATGCATCTCGCGGCGATAGATGGTATCAGTGACTTCACGGAAAAGCTCATGACCTATGGGTCATGCGAGGAGAAGGTGTTGATGCGTAAAAAGGTTGGGAAGAGAGTCCGGGAGCTGTGTGAGGAACCGCTGCTTACTGACTCTATGAATCCTCCGAGTCTGAATCTCACGGAACCAAACGTGGCCATACAGGCTGTGTGTAACATGTTTGGTGAACTTAAAGATCCGGACCAACAGGTACATGTTGTGACCGACCAAGTTAATGTTGATTCAGGACATGAAAACAGTGATACTGAATCGAGTCGCAACTTGGAAAACAACTATTTACAGAGAACTAACACAGTTGAAAGTGATATTTCAGATGTCCTGGGATCAACGCAAGAAAGCGACGCAAAGATGTTAACGCTGAGCAACAACAGTGATAACCTTAGAAACGTTACTTTTAACGATGAGGTGGAAGAAACGGCCTATGAGGCTCAAAATGTCTTCAATCTGGAGAATCCAATAAGGGAGATAATTCTTCCTCAAACAATTCAGAAAGAGTGCATAAAAGGAGTAGGGATCAACAAATATGGTGATATTATTGTCGGTGCTGCGGCTAGCAGCTATCAAATGGTGTACTTACTCGAAAAGCGCGGAATAATTCGTGGCCAGATTCCAGTGCAGACCGGATGGAATATCCACACTGTGGCGAGTGATGGAAAAGTGGCATTAATTGTGGCAAGGGGGGATAATCGTTATAAAGTTAAAGTCATGAAAAATGATGGTTCTGGAAAATTCCTGTGCAGTATGCAGATTGAAAATCTAGGAATCAATTTCGTAACTGCTGACAACTTGGGTAATCTTATTGTGGCCTCAAATCGATACCCCCATACCACGACCTCTGGAAAGATGACATCAAAGGCTGGGGGCAATGTGAGCATATACGATCAGCAAGGTCTTCTGAAACGCCGCATTACAAACGAGGATTACCAGGTCTTGGGGATGTACGTGTTTGAAAAACCGCACTGCATCGCTGTCGATAAAGTCGGGAATTTCTACATCGCTGATCCTGGAAATCACAACGTTACAGGTTTCGACAATACGGGAGAGCTGCTGTTCGAGTACGGAAACTCTGACCATGAGGATGAAATATATGACGGTCCTGACCTCGTGTGCACTGACGGGAAAGGTCACGTGATCGTTGCTGACAAGCGCATGGGAAAGATCGATATTCTCACAACAAAGGGAGAGCTGAGGAAGACCCTGGTAACGGAAGATATTATTAAGTACATTGCAGTGTCAACTGATAAACAGCTCATGTATGCAACAGCTGATGGGAgcatcaagtttcatgaatatttgaaCCTTTAGAgtagttttttttcacttatacaATCCATGGTTTTTGTAGCCTTGTTAAGGTTACTTTTTGTCTTTATTTTCCAATATAGTAACATAGaacatcagtttatttattattttatctttaagttAGTTATTTTCTTAAACaggctttatttttattttttttatagagatTTGTGTATTGTAATACATTTTGATTTGGTTTTCATTAtactataaattatttttagcgGTCTCTATCAACAGTATAAACACATTTACATTACATATAGGGCAATTTCTAAATTTTTGCTTTTGAGAAATACAAACAGTGTTTGAAAATATTGACCATGAACACAGTGTACCTTTCCTGTTGTATGTGATTTGCAATCTGTGAAatttgcaatctgcacaggctaaccagacaAAAcattctgccttaactggatttttgctacaaAGATActccttttaaacaaaaaaataatataaaaattgaaagtgccgtccctgactgtgccgactgcacaggctaatcagatgtcacttttcacacatgcattaagccctgttttctcagagcaaggctcatttcatTTATgtgactctttcagtgctgaaaccgacttttgaaggcctttgcaaacagtttggatccagatgagacgccacagaacgtggcatctcatcaggatccaaactgtttgctactctgatagtatttatttttttaatcgaagaaaatgctaattttagaaattcagcagacgacatttttgcagacgacacatttcccagcatgcaaagggttaatcgcTCATTTTGTTTTTCATATCTGATAGTATTGCTAAGTTAGGCAATAGTTAATTGAATGCGCTTTTTTATTGCAACAGCTGTGATACTGTATTTGTGTTGTTTGACTTCAGttgcttttttaatattttctaaagaGAATATTTTTAGACATAtacaatatttatcatttaaaaaatatattagtaTCATACCTTTGTTTGACTGTGTGCCTcatttaaattttgcttaatttaAATGAATAGTACTTATTGAAGTATATTTAAATATCGAGCATATTTTTTTGCATGCAAGACCGCTTCCGAAGCAGCCAGAAGCCAATTTCATGTTTGCTCATATATGTGTTGATATCGTAGTCTGAAATTCACAtgcaatatattttgaaaaaataataatataaacgagcattttgtataccGCTAAATgtttgttaccagaccacatctagcatttaactctttcagtgctggaaccgaattttgaaggcctttgcaaacagtttggatccagatgagacgccacagaatgtggcgtctcatcaggatccaaactgtttgctattcttatagcagtctttgaaaaaaatcgaagaaaatgctaattttagaaattcagcagacaacattctAGCAGACAacaattttcccagcatgcaaagggttaatttttgGCAATCGCTATTAGGAAGATTGATTTGTTATgtcttaactttatttttcaaaatattgcacaaaatatttttttattttgagtgtttatcGGCATTTAACAATACCAGTTAGTGGATCAATTATTGGATCAATTCTTACTTCAACATAACCAaaatcttgtgttttttttaaataaaaatctgtgTTCTTTTGAAAGACAAAATACCAGTAACAATTCGCCaagttgtttatgtttatgtacttataatttgaaatgttaatttttattttgttggagTTCATACTTTACCAGCATGGCATTTACAAATGTAAATTCAGCAATTCTAACTTATCTGATGATTTACTATTTAAATGTCTTTTAAGTACCTAACTAAATTATAAGCATTTAGCACATAAGGATGAGTAAAAGACTTATGAAATTGCTGTATTTGtgttacatattttgtatattacatattttttgttacatATAAAAGCTTTAGGCTTCTTACAAGTAATACAAATGAAAAATCTTCCAGTTTTTCCCTACAATACATCGTATTTTGTATCTTGATTACTAAAAACTAGGTTTGATCAATAAAATTTGCAGATTGTCAGCAATTAGTACACTATAGATACATACAAGTATGAAGACCCTATTTAAGTTTCCATCCATGCTCGCTTAAAACTTTACAAAGCTGGACCTGAAATATATGTTTGGGACCCcaaatgataaaatacaaatgaaGGTTTTCTTGATAAAATGTGATGATCATGGTTGACAATATCTTTTTCTGTCATACAAATGTACTCACATTTATATCCTGAGATTTCCAT
This is a stretch of genomic DNA from Dreissena polymorpha isolate Duluth1 chromosome 7, UMN_Dpol_1.0, whole genome shotgun sequence. It encodes these proteins:
- the LOC127837205 gene encoding tripartite motif-containing protein 2-like isoform X1, translated to MKWNIQAMMDAQSECEVIPRDFLCCKLCEEEYKTPKYLVCFHSFCQTCLQGYLNEHGNGDSFWCPICGTETNIEELRVKNLPDNILAQRLGSPSMNSQEKDKICTFCKNGGNFLDAKSHCINCEDFLCRECTDIHMTQADTTEHHLETMEEYSMRLEYEESAKSGHVVPRCCSNYDPLDISALFCVDCDIAVCGDCHLGYHEDHRCAEMVAVAANFQTKIKQPLDELQNDATQLQEAMIELQKAEMKTVEQQKDLHKKVKTRSKYLYDFISQYESVLLEEIDRRHTQNLDDIHERRKELQMHLAAIDGISDFTEKLMTYGSCEEKVLMRKKVGKRVRELCEEPLLTDSMNPPSLNLTEPNVAIQAVCNMFGELKDPDQQVHVVTDQVNVDSGHENSDTESSRNLENNYLQRTNTVESDISDVLGSTQESDAKMLTLSNNSDNLRNVTFNDEVEETAYEAQNVFNLENPIREIILPQTIQKECIKGVGINKYGDIIVGAAASSYQMVYLLEKRGIIRGQIPVQTGWNIHTVASDGKVALIVARGDNRYKVKVMKNDGSGKFLCSMQIENLGINFVTADNLGNLIVASNRYPHTTTSGKMTSKAGGNVSIYDQQGLLKRRITNEDYQVLGMYVFEKPHCIAVDKVGNFYIADPGNHNVTGFDNTGELLFEYGNSDHEDEIYDGPDLVCTDGKGHVIVADKRMGKIDILTTKGELRKTLVTEDIIKYIAVSTDKQLMYATADGSIKFHEYLNL
- the LOC127837205 gene encoding tripartite motif-containing protein 2-like isoform X2, with product MMDAQSECEVIPRDFLCCKLCEEEYKTPKYLVCFHSFCQTCLQGYLNEHGNGDSFWCPICGTETNIEELRVKNLPDNILAQRLGSPSMNSQEKDKICTFCKNGGNFLDAKSHCINCEDFLCRECTDIHMTQADTTEHHLETMEEYSMRLEYEESAKSGHVVPRCCSNYDPLDISALFCVDCDIAVCGDCHLGYHEDHRCAEMVAVAANFQTKIKQPLDELQNDATQLQEAMIELQKAEMKTVEQQKDLHKKVKTRSKYLYDFISQYESVLLEEIDRRHTQNLDDIHERRKELQMHLAAIDGISDFTEKLMTYGSCEEKVLMRKKVGKRVRELCEEPLLTDSMNPPSLNLTEPNVAIQAVCNMFGELKDPDQQVHVVTDQVNVDSGHENSDTESSRNLENNYLQRTNTVESDISDVLGSTQESDAKMLTLSNNSDNLRNVTFNDEVEETAYEAQNVFNLENPIREIILPQTIQKECIKGVGINKYGDIIVGAAASSYQMVYLLEKRGIIRGQIPVQTGWNIHTVASDGKVALIVARGDNRYKVKVMKNDGSGKFLCSMQIENLGINFVTADNLGNLIVASNRYPHTTTSGKMTSKAGGNVSIYDQQGLLKRRITNEDYQVLGMYVFEKPHCIAVDKVGNFYIADPGNHNVTGFDNTGELLFEYGNSDHEDEIYDGPDLVCTDGKGHVIVADKRMGKIDILTTKGELRKTLVTEDIIKYIAVSTDKQLMYATADGSIKFHEYLNL